The Paenibacillus tianjinensis genome has a window encoding:
- the nrdR gene encoding transcriptional regulator NrdR, with translation MKCPYCDHTNTKVLDSRPANENKSIRRRRECERCSKRFTTFEMIEETPLIVIKKDGSREEFSRDKILRGLIRACEKRPVSVERLESIVSEVEKSLRGIALAEIESRQIGELVMEQLYPVDEVAYVRFASVYRQFKDINMFMKELKGLLSKNTGELEGL, from the coding sequence ATGAAATGCCCTTACTGCGATCACACGAATACCAAAGTGCTTGACTCGCGTCCGGCCAACGAGAATAAATCCATCCGGCGCAGGCGTGAATGCGAGCGCTGCAGCAAGCGTTTTACTACCTTCGAGATGATTGAAGAGACCCCGCTGATCGTAATCAAAAAGGACGGCAGCCGCGAAGAATTCAGCCGTGACAAAATCCTGCGCGGCCTGATCCGCGCCTGTGAGAAGCGTCCTGTGTCAGTAGAGCGCCTGGAATCCATTGTCTCCGAGGTTGAGAAGTCGCTGCGCGGCATCGCCTTAGCGGAAATAGAGAGCCGCCAAATTGGCGAGCTGGTGATGGAGCAGCTCTATCCTGTGGATGAAGTTGCATACGTCCGCTTCGCGTCTGTATACCGCCAGTTTAAGGACATCAACATGTTCATGAAGGAATTGAAGGGACTGCTGTCTAAGAACACAGGAGAGCTGGAGGGTCTATAG
- a CDS encoding alpha/beta-type small acid-soluble spore protein, with protein sequence MSQSSSSNNLVVPNSRGALEQLKFEVAQELGITLSPDGYQGNKTSYENGSIGGYITKRLVTLAEQSLAGQFK encoded by the coding sequence ATGAGCCAAAGCAGCAGCTCCAACAACCTTGTAGTCCCAAATTCACGCGGTGCCTTGGAACAACTTAAATTTGAAGTTGCCCAGGAATTAGGTATCACTCTTTCCCCAGACGGATACCAAGGCAATAAAACTTCTTACGAAAACGGTTCGATCGGTGGTTACATCACTAAACGTCTTGTAACTCTGGCTGAACAGTCCCTGGCAGGTCAATTCAAATAA